The genomic window ACATCATTAGATCGTCACTTAAGTTGACTTTCTCTGAAGGAGACTCTGAATCAGACACTTTGTTATCATGTGAAACATCCATACTGTCAGCAGCCTTAGGCTCACCTTTTTCAAGCACAGGGATAGATGAATCGTTCTCCGCCGATTCTTCCCAGCCTTGTCCTGATTCACCTCAGTCTGTGAGTGAGGAAGTGTTTCAGTTTGGTCGCTAGTGGATGGCCCTGGATCAGAAACATTATCTGTGCTGACTTGGTCACAGGCTTCACCTGAAACATCTGCGTTTATTTGTACCGTTATTATCTGGGCAAACTCGTAATATGTGGCCCGTTTTCCCGCAGCCAAAACACCTCATCACATCCGTACTTAACGAAAACAGTATAATCAAAGTCATCGACTCTGAGTTTCAAATTCAGATTGAGTTCGTCTCGGTTATCTTTCAGGATCATGTAAGTGAACCTCCTGAAAAGATACCACATGTTTTGATTAAGTCTGATTTGCTGCCAAAAAAACATCTTTTTCACTGGGCTGACTATCTTTCCGAAACGCGACAGTTCTTTTTGTCAGCATTTCGTCTTTTATGAACGGCGGAACATTAGACAAGTGACTTTCTTAGCGGGGGTTAGAGAGGGGAAGCACCGGGGTGAACAAACCGCTGATAAACTATACCTCTCTCCACTACTTCGTTTGCTTTCTcaacagaatttaaaaacaaaacaattgcatTATTCATCCTAGATGCCGCTAAAATACAGTCATGACCAACAATATTTCCGACGGCCAATATGCATTCCTCCACATTCACTGCGGACACCACTTTGACTCCGTGGCGCCGCGTGAGAGAATCTAGACTAGTGTTTGTGTTCTGGGCTGCCATGCTTCCAGTGAATGGGTGATACACTGGTTGCTAACGGCCAGCCCCTCCTCCAAGTTAACCTTACTTCCCCCACCCGATGCTCCACAAATATCAACTAAATAAAGAATTGAAAGAAGAAAAAGGAAATTTTCGCCACAGCGGGCATAAACCATTCACACTTACCACGCGCTCTCAACGCTCACCCAACAAACGCTCACTGCAACAAACGCACACGCACAAGCacgtgcacgagagagagagagagagagagagagagagagagagagagaacacacaccacatacagagagagagagaggtagagagacTTTACAACTCTTTAATTTCCTAAACTACTATGATAAAATATGTTCTACTCATTCAGACATACTGACACAACATGCATATATGCAGAGACAAAACCAAAaaccatataaaatatataaatgtatatgataaataaatattaaatacatacaaaaataagtaaacaaacatTACCAGTTAAACACTATAGTCTCATCTTCACATATTGACAATATAGCACCATTTACACACCATTTAAACTCAAATGCAAGTAAATTCTTTGTACTTTGATAATATTTATGATCCACCCTGATCCTTGATTCAACCAAAGCAGTAAAAATCAGCAGTGCATTTACGTTTTTCCCCTCAATTGCCATTCTACATGTCTTCCAAATGGCTAATTTAGCTTGTCCAACTATAAAATTTGCCAAAATACACTgttctttgtgtgtttttgaataCTTACAGccataaataaaaatgatcttattaaaacaaaaacctaAATTCCCGAGTATTCTTTCCAATACTTAAAATAGTGGTACTAGCCTGAAACATTCAGCAAAAACATGAAACACAGTCTCTGGTTTAGTACAAAAAAGACAAGGTGATGAAACAGACATATTGAACTTAGAGACAAAGCTATTTGTAGGTAACACACACTGCAATATTCTCCACTGCAAATCCCCAGAGCGTTTTGGGAGTGGACCTTTATACAGTAACCTCCAAGAAGGAGAAAGATCATCAGAAACCATTAGATGTTCCTTCCACTTTGTATCACATCTACGATTAATATCTTCAAAATGATCAGCCTTTACACACATCTGATAAAACTTTGTTTTTCCAGCAGCTTGAAAATCAATCTCTTGTAGCCCCTTGAACTTCAACAACTTCCCCTCTTGGTCACCATCTGTGCAACCCTTTGGGGACACAAATAACTTAGGGAAGGAACATTGCATCAATTCACCTGACAGAAGACAATTGACAAAATGTTGGAATTGAGAAGGAAAAACAGCTTTCAGACTGCATATGAAATGTTCTACCATTCTCACAGACCTGAATCCCACTTGTTCACAAATTTCATTGTTGGTCTCCATTTTCTGAATCAATATCGATCAGATGTGCAACTTTTGGTCAAACCCTTTTCccataaatgttttaaacaatgaTGTTAGACGTGCAAACATTGCATTAAGATAGGGGTTTATAAAACAGTGGTTCATTCAGACCAAAATGGTGATTCTCTCGTCTAAAATCCCTTAAGAACAGTCCAGGAATTTAAAACGGAAGCATAGAATTTCACATCAGGTTTAAAACTCCAACTATACTGGAACATCAAAAAACAATTGTTTGTCAAGGGAAAAACCACCAAAAGTTCTAAGCAAAGCCAAGCCAAATGACACCCACGGTGTGGAAAGCTCCCTAACATAAAGTAAAGTCTGAAGCAACTTTCAGCCTCATAGCTTTCACTTTGCCTGCCAAATCGATCATCCCTGACCTCCTTCATTAACTGGCAAGTAAAAAATTGCAGGGGGAAGCCAATGATGGCCGTCCcaaaaaaaatttactaaaatcTTTTGCAGATGTTGTAATAGGATTTTTGGTGGATCGAGTACATTTAACCTATGCCACAGCATAGATGCTgccaaattattaataataagcacTCTACCCCTATAAGATAGTTGAGGGAGAATCCACCTCCACTTGTGTAAACGGCCAGACACTTTATCAATTAGACCTTCCCAATTCTTCTCCATATAACGCTCTTTCCCCAAGAAAACCCCAAGCATTTTAAACCCTTCCAAGCTCCAAGAACAGTGCTGAGGAAGTACTGACGGACCTCCGTTTTCCCATTTGCCCAGCAAAAAAAGTTGCACTCTTATGCCAATTTATTCTTGAAGAAGAGGCCCTCTGATAGATATTCAGTGATGATATCATTTTCTTAACATCCTCATTTGATCTTATTACTAAAGTAACATCAACAGCATATGCGCTTAATTTAACTGTTGCAAAATCTGTGCCAGAAGAGCACACTGTGGAAATCCCACTTAACTGATGTCTCAGAACTGCCATGAGTGGTTCAATAGCAATCGTGTATAAAATACCTGAGAGACCCGCAGCCTTGTCGTATACCCCTGCAACTAAAAAATGGTCTCGATAGAGtgccatttattttcaataaactatATACATCCGTGTACAACAGCTTAACATAGGAAATAAATGATGGACCAAAACCAAAAgcatcaaaacatttaaaaagaaagccATGATCAGTTCGATCGAAGACTTTCTCCTGGTCCAAGAAACAAAACCTACATCAAGTTTATACACTTGGCAAAGGAAATCAGGTCTCGAACCAGAAAAAGATTGTTAAAAATGGACCGATCTGGGATACAGTAGATTGATCTTCATGAATCACTGAAGATATGCAAAACGTTTAAGTCTATTAGTTAAAGCTTTGGAAAAGATCTTGTAATCAGCTCCGAGCAATGACACAGGACGCCAATTTTTGATGTCTCCAAGATCCCCCTTCTTAGGTAATAAAGTTATCACAGCCCTCCGAAGGCTCACAGACAATGTTCCTCTTTCCAGACACTCCAAGAAGACAGAAAACAAGTCCCTTCCAATCACCGGCCAAAACTGTTTATAAATTCTGCATTTAGTCCATCCAATCCTGGTACTTTTCCTAAAGAAAGTTTCATGAACAGCTACTGTCATCTCATCAAAAGTCAAAGGCTGATCAAGTCTAGATTTCTCTTCTTCCGAAAGTTGAGGTAAATCTTGAGAAGCATGTCAGCCATTTCATCTTCACAGGGTTCCGCCTTATATAGATTCTCATAAAAAGATAAAGCATAGGACATTATTCCACGATCGTCAGTCACTTCTCCTCCTCCTGGAAGTTTCAAATGACATAAAGTCTTCTTATTCACAGTTTTTTTCTCCAGACTAAAAAATGTAGATGTCGGCGCATCCATGTTATTAAAGGAGGTAAACCTGGCACGGATAAGTGTCTCTTGGGCCCTTTCTTCCAAAAGATTCCGTAAGAAAATTTATTCCTTTCAAGTTGTTCGGCAGTGTCCACCTCATCCATTTTATCCTCAGTGTAAAGAATATCTTGTTCAAGCTTTTTCAATGTACTTTCCAAAATACCTTTGTTATAGGCGGTATAACTCTgacaaaaaagtttaatttgtattttgcCAATATCCCACCACTGACTTAGGGACTTGTATagcatttttctctctctccaggtTTCCCAGAAAAGGGTGAAAGAGTGCACAAAATTGTGATCTTGTAACAGTCTAATATTAAATTTCCAAAAAGAGTGTGTAAAAGTGCTCTGTGCGACAGAAACTTCAACAGACGTATAATGATGATCAGATAGAGCAGTGGGAAAAATACAGCTATTATAAAATTTACCCCTAACGCTTTTCTGCACATAAATCCTATCAAGTCGGGCTCCAGATATCATATTAGAGTTTACTTTCATCCAGGTATATTGTTTAGTCAGAGGGAAAGCTTCTCTCCACACATCCACAAGACAATGATAATTTATCACATTTTTAAGTTCATCTGACGACTGGCTATGTGGTTCCTCATGGTTCCTATCTAAAGTGTGGTTTATAGTACAATTAAAATCCCCAGCCAGAACAACAATTTTATCATGCGATACATCACTAAGAGCAGTCTTTAGTTTTCTAAAGAATAGAGTTCGCTCTGAACCAATATTTGGGGCGTACACATTAAATAACGAAAAATGTAGTCCATGAATCGTCACATCAACACGCAACATTCGACCAGGAACCAATTCAAAAACACTAACAGGTTGTTGCTTATATTCTGATCCAAAGAGAATAGCAACCCCTGCACTAACACTAGAACCATGACTTAGTATAGCCTGCCCCTTCCATTCACTCAACCACTGTACTTGATTATTTgaatctgtatgagtttcttgAAGAAAAACTATACTTGCCCTCTTAAtcataatatattcaaaaagactAAACCTTTTAACAGCATCACAACAcccattaatatttaaagaacCAAATCTCAAGGATgtcatgaaaagaaaaagaaaacaaacatagaaatGCATCCAAACCATCTCACTTTTTACCTTGCAAAAGCAATATACTTCTTACATTACAGAGAATCTTTTTAAGGCGGTACCGTTTTGGTCTATCAAGCTCATCAAAGTTTGTCTTTCGCATAGCTATGGTACAAGAACTAAGAAACAGTTTTAAATCTGGAAAGTATGACTCAATACTGATCTTACGAAGCCCTTTTGTATTGTCAAGGAAAGCATTAATCTGCTGTAATGAATACAACTTAGTCTTACCTTCAGAAGTATTTTCCGAGTCCATCACGTCATTCTCATCATATATTTCCTCGTCATCCTTATCGAAATCCTCCGTGTGTAGACTTAAATCCATTACCTCTTGTGAAACACTCGCTCCTTGACTCTGATCGATCGATTCATCAGTACTTATTTTAGCATTACATTGGTCTACCTCAGATATTTGTTCCTCATTCCCCGGTGATTCGGCCTCACGCGCCTCTTTCGCATTCACCTGCTCCGAACTCAACTCTGGCTGCGTGATTACGTCATTTTGATCAGCCGCTGTCTCAGCTATCTGCACTTCGCTGTTGCTGGAATCACCCAACAGGGATCTTCCCTCGTGAGTTCAGGCAAACTAATCGGCGTGGATTCTGCTCTGGCCTGTGGAGGTTGTAACGACACAGCATCCACAGTTACATCAGAAGTACCCTGTCTCGCCCTGTCATTTTCCACATTAACAGTCAAATCTCCATTAGTGCCATTATTTACATGACGATTCGGGCAAGTCTGCCGGACGTGACCAAAATCCccgcaaataaaacatttcatggaCTCCGAGCTAATAAAAATAGTATAATCCTTCCCCTCGATAGTTAATTTGACAGACAGGTTCAAAGGATCACTGTGAGAATTGAGAATCATGAAGACCTGGCGCCGAAAAGACATTACATGTTTGAGTTCGGGATTTTTGCATCCGAGCGTAATCATCTTAATGGGACTCACTAATTTACCATATCTCACGAGTATTTCTTCCAATTTCTCATTTTTAACAAATGGAGGTACATTTGACAAGACAATCTTCTTTGATGGACTCGACAGAGGCAAAACAGGCACAAACATTTCATTGATCGTTAATCCGTTCTCAATTAAATCATTTGCCATTTGACTTTGactcaaaaaaataactatggCCTTGTTCATACGAGACGCGGATCTGATATTTACACCGCCAACAGCAGCACTCACGGCCACTAAACAATCTTCTACTGACACAGACGCATCAGGCATACACTTACAGCCATGTCTAATAGTCAGTTGTGAAAAATCACCCACATTTGTCCCCATTTTCCCCACTTGCTGACCGGCGTCAGccgaggaaaaaaaaatactgctttaCCAAACACAAttcaataaagagaaaaaaagaagagaaaagttACAATCAACCACAACAACTCTCACCCACGCCAAACTCTGTTCACTCGTTCCCAGCATGcaacagggagagagagaaaggtagagagagaggtagagagagagagagatgtcgcACACTGTGTAATCAGATGTGTCTAATTACTGATGTTCAGCTcttcatgtttaataaatcaagtgttaTGATCTGCTGAGCTCCCTGTCGGTGTCCTCCTTCCAACAAAGACAACGAGTAAGAACTGTAAAGCCTGCATATAGAAACGACGCGCGTgacattattattaggcaaattatagacacataatattgtttttaaaataacgttattaaccgctATTTTTTCCTGCCGAACCGGTTTCAGAACGTAATAATTCAGAGGAACGGaggaacagaaacgttaaaatatcgattctgctcagagtgaaccgattgaattttcttttcattttcaagccctgatttacagtcaactgatcacaatgtgtgtgtgtaggtgatctgtgtgtgtgtgtgtgtgtctgtagatgatctgactgtgtgtgtgtgtgtagatgatctgtgtgtgtgtgtgtgtgtctgtagatgatctgactgtgtgtgtgtgtgtttagatgatctgtgtgtgtgtgtgtgtgtgtgtgtgtatatgatctgactgtgtgtgtgtgtgtttgtgtgtgtgtgtgtgtgtgtgtgtgtgtgtgtagatgatctgtgtgtgtgtgtgtgtgtgtgtctgtagatgatctgactgtgtgtgtgtgtgtgtgtgtgtgtatgatctgactgtgtgtgtgtgtgtgtgtgtgtagatgatctgactgtgtgtgtgtgtgtgtgtgtgtatatgatctgactgtgtgtgtgtgtgtgtatatgatctgactttgtgtgtgtgtgtgtgtgtgtgtgtgtgtgtgtgtgtgtgtgtgtgtgtgtgcgtgtgtgtgtatgatctGAATGTCGGTGTGTGTTCTTGTCTCTTTCAGTCTTTCTggctgtaatctcactgctcagtgttgtgagagattgtcttcagctctacaatcctcaaactgtgtcctgagagagctggatctgaggaacaatgacctgcaggactctggtgtaaagtttatttctgatggactgaagagtccaaactgtcagctgcagatactgaggtgtgtgtgtgtgtgtgtgtgtgtgtgtctgcagatgatctgtctctgtgtgtgtgtgtgtgtgtgtgtgtgtctgtagatgatgtctctgtgtttgtgtgtctgtagttgatctgtctctgtgtgtgtgtgtgtctgtagatgatctgtctctgtgtgtgtgtgtctgtagtttatctgtctctgtgtgtgtgtgtgtgtgtagatgatctgtctctctctgtgtgtgtgtgtgtgtgtgtgtgtgtgtgtctgtagatgatgtctctgtgtttgtgtgtttgtagttgatctgtctctgtgtgtgtgtgtgtctgtagttgatctgtctctgtgtgtgtgtgtctgtagatgatgtctctctctgtgtgtgtgtgtctgtagataatgtctctctgtatctgtgtgtgtctgtaggttgtctggctgtaaggtgacagaggaaggctgtggttatttgtcttcagctctgagttcaaacccctcacacctgagagagctggatctgagctacaatcacccaggagaATCAGGAGTCAAGCTGCTCAAACACAAACTGCAGGATCCAAACTATAAACTGCAGATACTCAAGTATGTCAAACACTAATACTGACGTACTGAACGTGTGTGTGAATGATGCAGATctacattaaattatgttttattaacaacatttgGGAGGAGCTTTGTCCGTCTCTTTGCAGTCAGCTAACTCTCCAAATCAGTCATTAGAGTCATCAGCGAGTCTGAGTCGTGCTCCAGATTCCACCGCTGCAAAACCTCTTTCTCCTCCCTCCTCTGTTCAGTCttttcctccatctctctctacATCTTTCTGTGTCCTGCAGCTCCTGTAACAGATGCTGGCGTGAGGCTGCCTCCACCAGCGGCTCAAACCTGTGCTCCTCCTCCATTCCCTTCTTCACCTCTCTCTGTGTTCCTCCCATAGACTGTAGAAACACGccattaattatgcagaactttgagtcttaatataatttaaacggatgagttataaaacaattcacccccctcacagctGTCATCAAGGGCAAAATTATCTATATAGACCAAACTCATTTTTTGCACcgggctgtaaacatgtttttttctgctgtaaagttggtgATTGTAACatgaggagtctatgggactgactctcttctgcagtcagcctcaagcggccggtcgatgaattacagttttagtctcTTCCTTGTTgtcttcacgagagagagcgggaggttgctcCTCAACcacaacactttaaaaaaaaaaaacaagcgcttttttgagtaaacttaacaaacttAACAAACATGGACTaaagtccacccaacttaaaatattaacttaatatcacaagttgtcacaacataaatagtcatgttaaccttaaaaatatcagaacattgttcaaatattgttatatatatatatatatatatatatatatataatatatatacagtactgggGGCGTGGCTTGTGGGCGTGGTCAACAACTATTGACTCAGTCTGATTATATGAGTGTCAACTTCTgaacctgtgtttgtgtgtttatagtgtGGATCATGGAGGAGAGAAGATGATGAGAGCAGGACTACGAAAGTGtaggtccacacacacacacacacacacacacacacactcgtttgtttttgtgtaaagtgtgttcatcccataggtgtaatggtttttataatgtacaaactgtatattctatctcccttcaccaaccctacacctaaccctaaccctcacaggaaactttgtgcatttttactttctcaaaaaaactcattctgtatgatttataagtgttttgaaaaatggggacatgggttatgtcctcataagtcaccctctccttgtaatacctgtgtcatacccatgtcattatacacacacacacacacacactcacacacacacacacacacacacacacacacacacacacacacagacacacacacagacacaacacaaacacacacacacacacacactaacacacacacacagagagagagacacacacactcacacagagagaaatacacacacacacagacacacacacacacacacacacagacagacacactctaAAAAAAGAGACAATTCTCAGTCTGTCGCTAACAGCTTTGATACGATCACGACGTGAAGAGGAGTCAATTATTGCACTTATACTAcagttaccacacctcaagacatcgatcagatgatttatttaaagagaTTCGTCTGGTTTTTGTTCTTAAATCACTATTGTGAgtgtgatgatttactgctcaagaaacatttattattatcaatatacaaaacagttgtgctgcttcgatttatttttctttttttggaagcTATTATATATtaccaataaaaataacaatttttttaaattatatatatatataataacaataatacttttGTTCACCAAGAATAcatgaaatagctcaaaggtgacagtaaagacatcttGATCCTCTCGTGAGCagcgttttgagctcagataagataACGGTCGTTCACTCAGAATTCAGACATCACTACAGAATGTGTGACAGCTGAtctagtgcactatatagtgtaTAGGGAGCGCTTTCAGACACAGCTCTAGTCAAAGCTGTAAACACACAGACATCTTCAGTGTTGTGTTGTTCTTGATGTTTCTCTCTTCTTGTGTTCAGATgcctgtgatctcacactggatccaaacacagcaaacactcgACTCGTTCTGTCTGATGAGAACAAGAAGATCACACGTGTGGAAGATCATcagccgtatcctgatcatccagagagatttgatgtTCCTCAGGTTCTGAGTGTTGAGAGTCtgactggacgctgttactgggagactgAATGGAGCGGAGATTATGCtgatatatcagtgtcatataaaggAATCAACAGGAAAGGAAGAGGGAGTGATGACTGTGTGTTTGGATACAATGACAAATCCTGGAGTCTGATCTACTCTGATAACAGTTTCTCTGTCTGGCACAATCATAATGAAACTGTTATTCCTGCTGACCCTTCGTCCTGTAAGAGAGTAGGAGTGTGTGTGGACGTGTCGGGCGgctctctgtccttctacagcgtctctgacacacacacactcacacacttacacacacacacacacacacacttacacacattcaacaccacattcactgaacccctctaCGCTGGGTTTGGGGTTTATTCTGATGATTCctcagtgtctctgtgtgatATTTAATGATAGAGAGACTCTTTCTGATGttcacatgcacacaaactcatctaatctCACATCactacatttctattcatttttaattagtttttcatCATCATACAGAAGTTATGAATCTAGATCAGACTCATACTGTTCTGAATCTTTAATAAACAGAGTAATATGTGTGctttaatatttctattgtaAACTGCTcatcaaatgtaataaaagtcCATGAGTGACTCATTTGATCCTGAACTGGTTTCTGAATCCTGATGTGAACTGATGACAGTATGAATAATCATGAATGTGATTGAGATCAGAGGCTGAATTGACTCCGAATGAATCCGTCTCCTGATCGTCTGCTTTATTTTTCTGTCTGCGCTGATTTAACACTCGATTCACTAAATGAATTGTGTCCAAACACTCACAGTATCGCTGCTGAACACAGTTGATCTGGCTCTAATTCAGTCTTTCAGGAGCTTCAGAGCTTCAATCTGCTGCTTGATCACTAGAACATCTTCATCAGCATCTCTTCTTCAAACAGAGAGGATGTTTCTCCAGGACACTGCTACTTCATTCAGACGCAGGTAGAGCATCATCTGCTTGTTCAGGTGCGAGCTGGGAGAAGGACTGGGACCCTAATCAAGATCAACTACTTAGTACTGGGTTTATTTAGTCAACCATTACTTCATCTGTCAAACcatctttagttttagttaaagtaTGTGTTGGACAAGAGTCGGCCATCAGAAGAACTGATCATAAAGCAAGGCCAAATTGACCTGACACGAGAAGACTTCTGGAGCCTGGGTTTAAGACAGTGCATGGATCTAATGTGTCTTCATTTACTGCACAAAAAACTCATTCCTAGATAATGCATAATGTTACACACAGCAGCTTGGACAGGGATGTGATCGTTCTGTAATTCATTTCAGATCGGACATATCTGCCTCAAGATTGTGGAAGAAGCTGCTTTAT from Carassius auratus strain Wakin chromosome 1, ASM336829v1, whole genome shotgun sequence includes these protein-coding regions:
- the LOC113113875 gene encoding tripartite motif-containing protein 16-like → MMRAGLRKYACDLTLDPNTANTRLVLSDENKKITRVEDHQPYPDHPERFDVPQVLSVESLTGRCYWETEWSGDYADISVSYKGINRKGRGSDDCVFGYNDKSWSLIYSDNSFSVWHNHNETVIPADPSSCKRVGVCVDVSGGSLSFYSVSDTHTLTHLHTHTHTHLHTFNTTFTEPLYAGFGVYSDDSSVSLCDI